GCTGGACGGAGCGTTTCCGACAATTTTGGCGTCAAATTTCTGATAGGAAGAATCCCGCGCAACAGAACGTGAAATGACGTCCGCATTCGCCCCGTCGCCGTTTAACTTCACCTCGTAGCTGCTGACAGCGTTCTGTTCCCCGTGCGTCATCAGGCTCTCGCGCACAAGCAGCTTCGCCCCGGCAGCAACCTCCGCGTATGTCTTTCTTTCCGTGGAATCTACGCCTTTAATCTGCACCATTTCCATTTCCATCTGCGTGCCTTCCTGCAGATAGACCTCCGTGCCCGGATTCAGAATGCGTTTTCCCTTTCCATCTCCGGACCCGTAATGCTTCTCCACATATTTCACTCTGGAATTTTTCCCGACATAAAAGCGGTGAATGCCGTCATGCTCGGAATCCTGGATGCCGCAGTTGTCAATGCCGCAGCCCGCGACGATCGTCACATCGCAGTCGTCCCCGATGTAAAAATCATTGTATACCACCTCATGCAGCCCGCTCTGGCTCAGCACCACCGGGATGTGCACGCTTTCATTTTTCGTTCCCGGCTGGATGCGGATAACAAGCCCGCTTCCGTCCTCTTTCGTGGAAATATCAATATGAGCGGTCGAATTTCTTCCGACGGATTTTCCGTTTGCCCGGATGTTATAGGCTCCTTCCGGCACCTCATGCAATCCGGCGACCTCATTTAACAGCCGTTTCTGAATTTCATCCATCATTTTGCTTTTCCTCCCTTCTCATATTTCTCGCATATGCTGACTGCGGAATCGCTTCCCATAAGTCCCGGCAGGATTTCCTCCCGCGCTCCCTGTCTGGCAATGCGCCCGTCAGAAATCACGATAATTTCATCGGCAATATTCAGAATCCGCTCCTGATGGGAAATCACGAGAATGGAGCTTTCACGGTTCTGCGCCTGCATCCGCTCAAAGACCTCTATGAGGTTCTGGAAGCTCCAGAGGTCGATTCCCGCCTCCGGCTCGTCAAAAACAGACAGACTGCTTTTTCTCGCCAGCACCGTGGCAATTTCAATCCGCTTCAGCTCGCCGCCCGACAGGCTGTTGTTGACCTCGCGGTCGATATAATCTCTTGCGCAGAGTCCCACCTCGGAAAGATACTCGCACGCCTCCGATACGGAAATCGGCGTTCCCACCGCAATCCGTATCAGATCCTTTACCCTGATTCCCTTAAAGCGCACCGGATTCTGGAACGCATATCCGATTCCCATCCGCGCCCGCTCCGTGACGCCAGTCTCTGTAATATCTTTGCCATTAAAATAAATGCTGCCGGAGGAGGGCTTTTCAATGCCTGCGATAATCTTCGCAAGCGTGGATTTTCCGCCGCCGTTCGGTCCGGTAATCACCGCAAACTTTCCGTTTTCTACTGTCAGATTCACATCATGCAGAATCTCTTTTGAGGCATCCTCCGGTACATCAAAAGAGACATTCTTTAACTCCAGCATAAACTCACCTCTGTCGTCCTTTCTTCTATATTATCATCAATATTGTTGTGATTCTTCGTATCACAGCAAAGTGTATCACAGTATGGTTGCGGTGTCAACGGGCATGTCAGACAGTCAGATTTTTCCGCTCTCGTCGTTTTCCTTCATTATCTTTTCAGCCGCCTTATTTACACAATTCAGCGCATTCAGACTGCGCGGATATCCGATATATGGCAGGCACTGGGAAATTATTTTGATTAAAAATGCCCTGTCATTGCCAATGCGCATATTGGCGGCGGCGTGACTGGTAAGCTGCGGCTCACAGCCTCCCTGTGCCGCCAGAAAGCAGAAAGTAATCATTTCCCGCTGCCGGTAATCAAGCCCCGTCCGTGTATAATAATCTCCGAAACAGTTATCCGCCAGCCAGCGGTTGATGTGGCGGCTTTCCTCCGGACCGGATTTCCAGAAATCCCGCATTCCTTCACCAAAAATATCCACCTGGGCCTGTGTCCCGGCCTCCCGGCGGTTTTCCATCGTGGTCGTTGCCTGCGCAGGCAGCGGAAGCTCTGTTCCCATTTCCTTCAGCACTTCATTGGTAATCTTCAGAAACGGAAACACTCTGCCGATTCCAAGGTACGCCACCGCCTGATAGACAATTTCCTTCGCCTCCACCGGCGTCACCCCGAAATGCAGAGCGGCAGGAAGCATCATCCGGAATTCATCGCTCCCCTGGCAGCCCAGCAGTGTCGCCAGAATCGCCATAAATCTTGTCCTGTCGTCCAGATCATCCTGGTTTACCACCTCATCAAACGCAAAGTTATCAAACCGTTCGATAAACTCCGGGTCTGTCTCCTGCAAAGAGGAATCATTCCCCGAAAACATTCTGTCGTGATATTTTTTTTGCAGCTTCCGTAACTGCCATATTCTCCATCTCCTTTATTTGTCAAATTCCCTTGCCACTTCCGCAAGAAGCTCCCGTACTTTTCTGACTGCATCCTGCTTCTGTCACATTCCAATGCCGTCAATCCATGCCTCGATTTCTTTCTCCGGTGTCCGCAGAACCGCCTCATCGAATTTTACGTTGAGCCCCTTTCTCACGTCCGCACCTCTGCACTCTTTTTCAAAATCCCGGAAAGTATGCCCTATCCAGCCGCCGTTTGTGGCAAACGGATATACAATCTTTCCGGACAGGTCATATGTATTCAGAAAAGTTTTCATTGCCGGGGCAAACGTATACCACCACACCGGGCTGCCAAGAATGAT
This is a stretch of genomic DNA from Marvinbryantia formatexigens DSM 14469. It encodes these proteins:
- a CDS encoding ABC transporter ATP-binding protein; this encodes MLELKNVSFDVPEDASKEILHDVNLTVENGKFAVITGPNGGGKSTLAKIIAGIEKPSSGSIYFNGKDITETGVTERARMGIGYAFQNPVRFKGIRVKDLIRIAVGTPISVSEACEYLSEVGLCARDYIDREVNNSLSGGELKRIEIATVLARKSSLSVFDEPEAGIDLWSFQNLIEVFERMQAQNRESSILVISHQERILNIADEIIVISDGRIARQGAREEILPGLMGSDSAVSICEKYEKGGKAK
- a CDS encoding carboxymuconolactone decarboxylase family protein, giving the protein MFSGNDSSLQETDPEFIERFDNFAFDEVVNQDDLDDRTRFMAILATLLGCQGSDEFRMMLPAALHFGVTPVEAKEIVYQAVAYLGIGRVFPFLKITNEVLKEMGTELPLPAQATTTMENRREAGTQAQVDIFGEGMRDFWKSGPEESRHINRWLADNCFGDYYTRTGLDYRQREMITFCFLAAQGGCEPQLTSHAAANMRIGNDRAFLIKIISQCLPYIGYPRSLNALNCVNKAAEKIMKENDESGKI
- a CDS encoding flavodoxin family protein, with the protein product MKTLIIYYSYGGNTRRIAEMIQKRTGGDIAEIETVKPYTGSYDSVVNQGQREVNSGYMPEIQPLTADVQKYDRIILGSPVWWYTFAPAMKTFLNTYDLSGKIVYPFATNGGWIGHTFRDFEKECRGADVRKGLNVKFDEAVLRTPEKEIEAWIDGIGM
- a CDS encoding SufB/SufD family protein — translated: MMDEIQKRLLNEVAGLHEVPEGAYNIRANGKSVGRNSTAHIDISTKEDGSGLVIRIQPGTKNESVHIPVVLSQSGLHEVVYNDFYIGDDCDVTIVAGCGIDNCGIQDSEHDGIHRFYVGKNSRVKYVEKHYGSGDGKGKRILNPGTEVYLQEGTQMEMEMVQIKGVDSTERKTYAEVAAGAKLLVRESLMTHGEQNAVSSYEVKLNGDGANADVISRSVARDSSYQKFDAKIVGNAPSSGHTECDAIIMDHARILAIPQLEANDIDAALVHEAAIGKIAGEQIMKLMTLGLTEKEAEEQIINGFLS